From Nicotiana tabacum cultivar K326 chromosome 22, ASM71507v2, whole genome shotgun sequence, one genomic window encodes:
- the LOC107789512 gene encoding protein SENESCENCE-ASSOCIATED GENE 21, mitochondrial — protein MARSFSNSKVLSAVVSDSVSAFLCRRGYAAGSQGALSGGAKGGVPRSNMIMNKSGEESVKTSWVPDPVTGYYRPEGVANEIDAAELRKMLLKHKPRSN, from the exons ATGGCACGCTCTTTCTCTAACTCCAAGGTCCTCTCTGCTGTTGTGTCCGACTCTGTTTCTGCTTTTCTTTGCAG GCGTGGATACGCAGCGGGATCGCAAGGGGCGCTTTCAGGCGGTGCAAAAGGAGGAGTGCCAAGGAGCAACATGATAATGAATAAAAGTGGAGAGGAATCAGTGAAGACATCATGGGTGCCAGATCCAGTTACCGGTTACTACAGGCCAGAGGGAGTTGCTAATGAAATTGATGCTGCTGAGCTTCGAAAGATGCTTTTGAAGCACAAACCGAGAAGCAACTGA
- the LOC107789513 gene encoding uncharacterized protein At5g01610-like encodes MSTTLQITVTLAFPLLISLLTTLPPLITAAAVNGNSSLTAYDLLESYGFPVGILPKGITGYDLDKTTGKFNAYLNGSCSFSLEGSYQLRYKSKISGYIAKNKLTNLSGVSVKVLFLWLNIVEVVKNGDNLEFSVGIASASFSVDNFLVCPQCGCGLDCNSNVKIQKIRSNHLVSSV; translated from the coding sequence ATGTCTACTACCCTTCAAATCACCGTCACTCTCGCGTTCCCCCTCTTAATCTCCCTCCTCACAACGTTACCGCCGTTAATCACCGCTGCCGCAGTCAACGGTAACTCTTCCCTCACCGCTTACGACCTACTCGAGTCCTACGGCTTCCCCGTCGGAATTCTCCCCAAGGGCATCACTGGATACGATCTCGATAAAACCACCGGCAAGTTCAACGCATACCTTAACGGCTCCTGCAGTTTCTCTCTAGAAGGTTCTTATCAACTAAGGTATAAATCCAAGATCAGTGGGTACATAGCTAAAAATAAGCTCACGAACTTATCTGGTGTTAGTGTAAAAGTTCTATTTTTGTGGCTCAACATTGTGGAGGTCGTTAAAAACGGTGATAATCTTGAGTTTTCTGTTGGGATTGCTTCTGCAAGCTTTTCAGTTGACAATTTCTTGGTTTGTCCACAATGTGGTTGTGGACTGGACTGCAATAGTAatgtgaaaattcaaaagattcgAAGCAATCATCTTGTCTCTTCGGTTTAG